One part of the Lycium ferocissimum isolate CSIRO_LF1 chromosome 8, AGI_CSIRO_Lferr_CH_V1, whole genome shotgun sequence genome encodes these proteins:
- the LOC132066828 gene encoding protein MEI2-like 1: protein MTPAISTKKILNPEAEEFKPTYMEKNGVPSLPHQIFHSTSFATQGNELVVYQPQQQNNELVMYQPQPQNTQLVVYQPPPVPSYLSQPCYYYQQNVSLYKAPCYWLPKGFQPHQQQQLISSPGKIPDQDKSCFDKDEKIFGVEMRKNGFMGSFFSHGERFRGQNKRHFLPPRLRRPKGFFLGKTNQVNADTGSYKSLSPIKKDTSVLWSKKTTVMIRNIPNQFRREHFMFFIDHYCSKNHWEYDFLYLPIDFGTDNNMGYAFVNFTSGQAASEISKVLKNFKWHGVKTPTGICSSRKICVVTWARIQGKEQLVKHFSCSNFLCDTDEYLPVVFSPPRNGASSLTKPIPIGKLALGPPVSSSPPSANDD from the exons ATGACACCTGCAATTTCAACTAAAAAAATACTTAACCCTGAGGCTGAAGAATTCAAACCAACTTAcatggagaaaaatggagtgcCTTCTCTACCGCATCAGATCTTTCACTCCACATCATTTGCTACACAAGGTAATGAGTTAGTTGTttatcaaccacaacaacaaaataatgagCTTGTTATGTATCAGCCACAACCACAAAATACTCAACTTGTTGTTTATCAGCCACCACCAGTGCCATCTTATTTATCACAACCTTGTTACTATTACCAACAAAATGTTTCTCTTTACAAAGCTCCTTGTTATTGGTTGCCTAAAGGTTTTCAACCTCATCAGCAGCAGCAGCTTATTTCATCACCTGGGAAAATACCTGATCAAGATAAGTCTTgttttgataaagatgaaaaaatatttggtgTTGAGATGAGAAAAAATGGGTTTATGGGTTCATTTTTCTCACATGGTGAGAGATTTAGAGGGCAAAATAAGAGACACTTTTTGCCACCTAGGTTGAGAAGGCCAAAAGgtttttttcttggaaaaacCAACCAAGTAAATGCAGATACTGGTTCATACAAATCTTTGTCTCCTATCAAGAAAGATACTTCTGTTTTGTGGAGTAAAAAAACTACTGTGATGATAAGAAATATACCAAATCAGTTCAG GAGAGAGCATTTCATGTTTTTTATTGATCATTACTGCAGTAAGAATCATTGGGAGTATGATTTCCTCTATCTGCCAATTGATTTTGG GACCGATAACAACATGGGTTATGCTTTTGTTAATTTCACATCTGGGCAAGCTGCTTCAGAAATTAGTAAAGTGCTTAAGAACTTCAAGTGGCATGGTGTCAAGACTCCCACTGGGATTTGCTCTTCGAGGAAAATTTGTGTGGTAACTTGGGCTCGGATTCAG GGGAAGGAACAATTGGTGAAGCACTTCTCGTGCTCGAATTTTCTATGTGACACGGATGAATATCTTCCGGTTGTTTTCTCTCCTCCGAGGAATGGTGCATCTAGCTTGACAAAGCCAATACCTATTGGCAAACTGGCTCTAGGTCCTCCGGTTTCTTCGTCCCCTCCTTCGGCCAATGATGATTAG